A window of Oncorhynchus tshawytscha isolate Ot180627B linkage group LG10, Otsh_v2.0, whole genome shotgun sequence contains these coding sequences:
- the LOC112260549 gene encoding 5'-AMP-activated protein kinase subunit gamma-1 isoform X4, whose amino-acid sequence MKRFGSLRRSKKRKEQDLLAAGRRQSEPPCLPVSGISSSPTPPSTPSLHMLFPQEVHQSAPERLERSLSSPPPDTGQRLSLPSSAKPPMSSSFPIPYAFPLPQATSQPNFYGLFEGMLEKLDLNDDGVAAEPDRDIYMRFMKSHCCYDIVPTSSKLVVFDTGLQVKKAFFALVANGVRAAPLWDSERQCFVGMLTITDFIIILHRYYKSPLVQIYELEDHKLETWREVYLQETFKPLVNISPESSIFDAVYSLIKNKIHRLPVIDPVTGNPLYILTHKRILKFLQLFVREMPKPAFMKQTLGELGIGTYKNIAFIHPDTPIIKALQIFVERRVSALPVVDVSGKVVDIYSKFDVINLAAEKTYNNLDITVTQALRHRCQYFEGVMQCHKLDTLETIVDKIVKAEVHRLVVVDDRSAIEGIISLSDILQALVLSPADACREEGLLE is encoded by the exons TCTCCGGCATCTCGTCttcccccaccccacccagcaCCCCCAGCCTGCACATGCTGTTCCCCCAGGAGGTTCACCAGAGTGCCCCAGAGCGCCTGGAACGCTCCCTCTCATCACCCCCACCAGACACCGGACAGCGCCTCAGCCTGCCGTCCTCTGCCAAGCCCCCCATGTCCTCCTCCTTTCCGATACCCTACGCTTTCCCACTGCCCCAAGCTACCTCACAGCCA AATTTCTACGGTTTATTCGAAGGCATGCTGGAGAAACTTGACCTAAACGATGATGGTGTTG CTGCTGAACCAGACAGAGATATTTACATGCGCTTTATGAAGTCCCACTGCTGCTATGACATCGTTCCCACCAGCTCCAAGCTGGTCGTGTTCGACACGGGCCTACAG GTGAAGAAGGCGTTCTTTGCCTTAGTGGCCAATGGGGTGCGTGCTGCCCCACTATGGGATTCAGAGAGGCAGTGTTTTGTGG GAATGTTGACCATCACAGACTTCATCATCATACTACACAGATACTACAAGTCACCGTTG GTGCAAATATATGAGTTGGAAGATCATAAGCTTGAGACATGGAGAG AAGTATATTTGCAAGAGACATTCAAGCCTTTAGTGAACATATCACCCGAATCAAG CATATTTGATGCAGTGTATTCCCTCATTAAAAACAAGATCCACCGGCTGCCTGTCATCGACCCTGTGACGGGGAACCCACTTTACATCCTCACACACAAGAGGATCCTCAAGTTCCTACAGCTCTTT GTGCGTGAGATGCCCAAGCCGGCTTTTATGAAGCAGACTCTCGGAGAGCTGGGCATCGGCACCTACAAGAACATAGCCTTCATCCACCCTGACACACCCATCATCAAGGCCCTGCAGATCTTCGTAGAGAGGAGGGTGTCTGCCCTGCCTGTTGTGGACGTATCTG GGAAAGTGGTGGATATTTACTCCAAATTTGATGTCATA AACCTGGCAGCAGAGAAGACTTATAATAACCTGGACATCACAGTGACCCAGGCTCTGAGGCATCGCTGCCAGTACTTTGAGGGGGTCATGCAATGCCACAAGCTGGATACACTGGAGACCATCGTGGACAAGATTGTCAAAGCAGAG gtccACCGGCTGGTAGTGGTGGATGATCGCTCGGCCATTGAGGGCATCATCTCCCTGTCTGACATCCTGCAGGCCCTGGTGCTCAGCCCAGCAG ATGCCTGCAGAGAGGAGGGCCTCCTGGAGTGA
- the LOC112260549 gene encoding 5'-AMP-activated protein kinase subunit gamma-2 isoform X5: protein MLEKLDLNDDGVAAEPDRDIYMRFMKSHCCYDIVPTSSKLVVFDTGLQVKKAFFALVANGVRAAPLWDSERQCFVGMLTITDFIIILHRYYKSPLVQIYELEDHKLETWREVYLQETFKPLVNISPESSIFDAVYSLIKNKIHRLPVIDPVTGNPLYILTHKRILKFLQLFVREMPKPAFMKQTLGELGIGTYKNIAFIHPDTPIIKALQIFVERRVSALPVVDVSGKVVDIYSKFDVINLAAEKTYNNLDITVTQALRHRCQYFEGVMQCHKLDTLETIVDKIVKAEVHRLVVVDDRSAIEGIISLSDILQALVLSPADACREEGLLE, encoded by the exons ATGCTGGAGAAACTTGACCTAAACGATGATGGTGTTG CTGCTGAACCAGACAGAGATATTTACATGCGCTTTATGAAGTCCCACTGCTGCTATGACATCGTTCCCACCAGCTCCAAGCTGGTCGTGTTCGACACGGGCCTACAG GTGAAGAAGGCGTTCTTTGCCTTAGTGGCCAATGGGGTGCGTGCTGCCCCACTATGGGATTCAGAGAGGCAGTGTTTTGTGG GAATGTTGACCATCACAGACTTCATCATCATACTACACAGATACTACAAGTCACCGTTG GTGCAAATATATGAGTTGGAAGATCATAAGCTTGAGACATGGAGAG AAGTATATTTGCAAGAGACATTCAAGCCTTTAGTGAACATATCACCCGAATCAAG CATATTTGATGCAGTGTATTCCCTCATTAAAAACAAGATCCACCGGCTGCCTGTCATCGACCCTGTGACGGGGAACCCACTTTACATCCTCACACACAAGAGGATCCTCAAGTTCCTACAGCTCTTT GTGCGTGAGATGCCCAAGCCGGCTTTTATGAAGCAGACTCTCGGAGAGCTGGGCATCGGCACCTACAAGAACATAGCCTTCATCCACCCTGACACACCCATCATCAAGGCCCTGCAGATCTTCGTAGAGAGGAGGGTGTCTGCCCTGCCTGTTGTGGACGTATCTG GGAAAGTGGTGGATATTTACTCCAAATTTGATGTCATA AACCTGGCAGCAGAGAAGACTTATAATAACCTGGACATCACAGTGACCCAGGCTCTGAGGCATCGCTGCCAGTACTTTGAGGGGGTCATGCAATGCCACAAGCTGGATACACTGGAGACCATCGTGGACAAGATTGTCAAAGCAGAG gtccACCGGCTGGTAGTGGTGGATGATCGCTCGGCCATTGAGGGCATCATCTCCCTGTCTGACATCCTGCAGGCCCTGGTGCTCAGCCCAGCAG ATGCCTGCAGAGAGGAGGGCCTCCTGGAGTGA